In one Neobacillus sp. WH10 genomic region, the following are encoded:
- a CDS encoding acyltransferase family protein — MTTNPKVQNRRYLEGLDGLRGLAVLSVIFYHIGFPWASGGFLGVVVFFVLSGYLITDIIMTEWEQRRRINLKNFWIRRARRLLPAMLTMLVIIIGWVSLFHHHLLEKLQADALAALLYISNWWYIFHHQSYFDSFQSPSLLTHFWSLAVEEQFYLFWPLLLAFGLRFISKRSILFITLTLIGISALTMAILYEPGSDPSRVYYGTDTRAFSLLIGSALALIWPSQKLAAKVPLALRLVLNLIGTIALVVILLMVGLTNQYDPFLYRGGMVLLSIASMLLVAVLVHPANSISRVFNFKPLRWIGIRSYGIYLWQYPVLILTSPAINTTGISIGRVIFQLTCIIVLASLSWKFIENPIRLYGLKETWRRIATKKSFHNRFIIRRWIVLGGGVLIILVSFIAIHNVTIAKTDKKEETHAAIKEDRSNNQLEIEQKKKEPPSPDVHSKKEELTKPDGENKLPQTEPSSEKNETVTAIGDSILLDVAPYLTEYFPSLNADGKVGRQMSQALDVVKRMKQEGTLGDTVIIELGTNGPFTENQLISMIELIGNNRKIIFINTRVPRPWETEVNNTLKEVTEKFDNTTLVNWYAASAGHNEYFSPDGVHLNEKGAKAYAELVAKSVGK, encoded by the coding sequence ATGACGACTAACCCTAAAGTGCAAAACAGAAGATACCTAGAAGGATTAGATGGTCTAAGAGGTTTAGCAGTGCTTTCTGTCATTTTCTATCATATTGGATTCCCTTGGGCATCTGGAGGTTTTTTAGGTGTAGTCGTGTTCTTCGTGCTGTCTGGCTACCTTATTACTGATATCATAATGACTGAGTGGGAGCAGCGAAGAAGAATTAATTTAAAAAATTTCTGGATTCGCCGTGCTAGACGCTTACTTCCAGCCATGCTCACAATGTTAGTGATCATTATTGGCTGGGTAAGCTTGTTTCATCATCATCTTTTAGAAAAATTGCAAGCGGATGCTCTAGCTGCTTTACTATATATTAGTAATTGGTGGTACATCTTTCATCACCAATCCTATTTTGATAGCTTTCAATCACCATCATTATTAACTCATTTTTGGTCATTAGCAGTAGAAGAACAATTTTATCTTTTCTGGCCATTGCTGCTTGCATTCGGGTTACGCTTTATCTCTAAACGTTCAATCTTATTTATTACTCTCACCTTAATCGGTATTTCTGCATTAACAATGGCCATATTATATGAACCCGGATCGGATCCAAGTAGAGTCTATTACGGGACTGATACAAGAGCTTTTTCTCTATTAATTGGTTCTGCTCTTGCACTTATTTGGCCAAGTCAAAAGCTTGCTGCCAAAGTACCATTAGCTTTACGACTTGTCCTTAATTTAATCGGGACAATTGCGCTTGTAGTGATCCTTTTAATGGTTGGACTTACCAATCAATATGACCCTTTCCTATACCGTGGAGGGATGGTTTTATTATCAATTGCTTCTATGTTATTAGTTGCCGTGCTCGTTCATCCAGCTAACAGCATTAGTAGAGTCTTTAATTTTAAACCACTAAGATGGATTGGTATCCGTTCCTATGGGATCTATTTGTGGCAATATCCCGTCCTTATTTTAACTAGTCCAGCAATAAATACAACAGGAATTTCGATTGGCAGAGTTATATTCCAATTAACATGCATTATTGTATTGGCGTCTTTATCATGGAAATTTATCGAAAATCCAATTCGCCTATATGGATTGAAAGAAACGTGGAGAAGAATTGCTACAAAGAAATCGTTTCATAATCGTTTTATTATTAGACGCTGGATTGTCCTTGGCGGAGGTGTGCTAATAATCCTTGTCTCATTTATAGCTATTCACAATGTGACTATTGCAAAAACAGATAAAAAAGAGGAAACGCATGCTGCAATTAAAGAAGATCGTTCTAATAATCAATTAGAAATAGAACAGAAGAAAAAGGAACCTCCTTCCCCTGATGTTCATTCAAAAAAAGAAGAGCTAACAAAACCAGACGGTGAAAATAAACTTCCGCAAACAGAACCCTCTAGCGAAAAAAATGAAACGGTGACAGCAATTGGTGATTCTATATTACTTGATGTTGCCCCTTATTTAACTGAATATTTTCCTTCATTAAATGCCGACGGAAAAGTAGGCCGTCAAATGTCTCAAGCATTGGATGTAGTAAAAAGAATGAAGCAAGAAGGAACATTAGGGGATACTGTAATTATCGAACTCGGCACAAATGGCCCATTTACTGAGAATCAATTAATATCAATGATTGAATTAATTGGAAATAATCGAAAAATTATTTTCATCAATACCCGTGTCCCACGTCCTTGGGAAACTGAGGTAAACAATACTCTAAAAGAAGTAACCGAAAAATTCGATAATACCACTCTGGTTAATTGGTACGCCGCCAGTGCAGGGCACAATGAATATTTTTCACCCGATGGTGTCCACTTAAATGAAAAAGGAGCTAAGGCCTACGCAGAACTAGTGGCAAAGTCGGTTGGAAAATGA
- a CDS encoding response regulator transcription factor, with translation MSEKETILLVEDDKEIARIVCDHLRKEGYRVTWASTGKEGWDDFKHDRYDLALVDLMLPEMDGFTLCKTIRLESDVPLLIVSARHEDENKIRGLDLGADDYLTKPFSLVELSARIASHLRRYRRYTKKDHHGNIVNFLHGLSIDYSKNIVYLNEEPLLLTSKEEDLLYLLAKNPFRTFTKSELYEHIWQQEDMDGNNTVTVHIKSLRTKLQDETRSAKFIQTVWGVGYRFIGEQAG, from the coding sequence ATGAGTGAGAAAGAAACTATTTTACTAGTGGAAGATGACAAGGAAATCGCGCGAATTGTCTGTGACCACCTAAGGAAGGAAGGGTACAGGGTGACATGGGCGTCAACTGGTAAAGAAGGCTGGGATGATTTCAAGCACGACCGATATGACCTTGCTTTAGTAGATTTGATGCTTCCAGAAATGGATGGGTTTACTCTTTGTAAAACGATTCGGTTGGAAAGTGATGTACCATTGCTGATCGTGAGTGCTAGACATGAGGATGAGAATAAAATCCGCGGGCTTGACCTTGGGGCGGATGATTATTTGACAAAGCCATTTAGTTTGGTGGAGTTGAGTGCAAGAATAGCTTCCCATTTACGGCGCTATCGCCGCTATACGAAGAAGGATCATCATGGAAATATAGTCAACTTTTTGCACGGGCTTTCTATCGACTATTCAAAAAATATCGTGTACTTGAATGAAGAGCCGCTGCTGCTTACATCGAAAGAAGAAGATTTACTCTATCTGTTGGCAAAAAATCCGTTTAGAACGTTTACGAAATCGGAACTATATGAGCATATTTGGCAGCAGGAAGATATGGATGGCAATAACACGGTAACGGTTCATATTAAAAGCCTTCGTACTAAACTCCAGGATGAAACACGATCAGCCAAATTTATTCAGACCGTCTGGGGTGTAGGCTACCGCTTTATAGGTGAACAAGCAGGATGA
- a CDS encoding DUF3298 and DUF4163 domain-containing protein, whose product MDKKMEALMKEYNDIPIPSQLDFVVKKALKQKPKKRIMTKVAVGLAASAAIFIGGLNASQTFAMTMAEVPVLKNVVKVLTFREFKVDEETYHADIKVPSINNLDNKELQSTLNQKYLKESEELYQQFQADMKDLKESGGGHLGIENGYEVKTDTDQLLSIGRYTVNTVGSSSTTFHFDTIDKKNKLLITLPSLFKSDAYVDLISNEIKKQMITQMEQDSDLTYWVKNPNKEGNDPLDTFEKIKPDQNFYINKNNKLVISFDKYEVAPGYMGIVEFVIPTDVLKDTLVSDEYIK is encoded by the coding sequence ATGGATAAAAAAATGGAGGCATTAATGAAAGAATATAATGACATTCCTATCCCTAGTCAGTTAGACTTTGTTGTTAAAAAGGCACTAAAACAAAAGCCTAAGAAGCGCATAATGACAAAAGTGGCGGTCGGACTAGCTGCATCTGCTGCTATCTTTATTGGAGGATTAAATGCAAGTCAGACATTTGCCATGACTATGGCTGAGGTTCCTGTTCTAAAAAATGTGGTGAAAGTATTAACATTTAGAGAATTCAAGGTTGATGAGGAAACGTACCATGCAGATATTAAAGTACCTTCGATTAATAACCTTGATAATAAAGAATTACAATCAACATTAAATCAAAAATATCTAAAAGAAAGTGAAGAACTCTATCAACAATTCCAGGCTGATATGAAAGATCTAAAGGAAAGTGGCGGCGGACATTTAGGCATAGAGAATGGGTACGAAGTAAAAACAGATACTGACCAGCTCTTATCCATTGGACGTTATACGGTAAACACAGTCGGATCGTCATCAACAACGTTCCATTTTGACACGATTGATAAGAAAAATAAGCTGCTAATCACCTTACCAAGCCTATTTAAAAGTGATGCCTATGTTGATTTGATCAGCAATGAAATTAAAAAGCAAATGATTACTCAAATGGAACAAGACTCTGACTTAACTTACTGGGTAAAGAATCCAAATAAAGAAGGAAATGATCCACTAGACACTTTTGAAAAAATAAAGCCTGATCAAAATTTCTACATTAACAAAAATAACAAATTGGTCATTAGTTTTGACAAATATGAAGTGGCTCCTGGTTATATGGGTATTGTTGAATTCGTCATCCCTACGGACGTCCTAAAAGACACTCTGGTGAGCGATGAGTATATAAAATAG
- a CDS encoding HAMP domain-containing sensor histidine kinase — MKIKYWLMISYFLVMLLPVAALYFLYVTISHFDQKQDMIEFMEVNKKLIELEPVLKDPSLYQSQQKTKYKAIQKHASETVKISLFRSDGRMLFSSIEDPSSSNLNPQEVDLLYKDLNEVKKNLRTYIVKKPVFADGKLVGIYEITFGRSTWVEGVNHRSWLLFILFCGFFILIYVVVVMLLNRKFNRPLQHLRSQMTAFAKGQPVQMEIRTGKDEIGEVLTHFHQMRSQLEQTQYELSLQQKDKEFIVAALSHDLKTPLTVIQAYTEALQTENKLSEKEKQEYRTILFEKLAYMKQMLDDLAVYTALQSVQERPELVEVDGEEFFDMLLSGYEQPCKKKGIRLDVFQCVQSTYDVNVKQMMRVMDNLVANAIRHTDPGKRIWLAAIPPDTALPDWVFPPFFQEVNAWRMGGTLLIIQNQGNAIPIEMQTRIFQPFVQGEGARGTGGSSGLGLSVAKMLVEQHDGKIKLWSTAGYGTLVACWLNERKVTKNED, encoded by the coding sequence ATGAAAATAAAATATTGGTTAATGATAAGTTACTTTCTTGTCATGCTATTGCCGGTTGCCGCCCTCTATTTCCTGTATGTCACCATCAGTCACTTCGATCAAAAGCAGGATATGATTGAGTTTATGGAAGTGAATAAGAAATTAATCGAATTAGAACCCGTACTAAAGGATCCATCACTCTATCAAAGCCAACAAAAAACCAAATACAAAGCAATTCAGAAGCATGCAAGTGAAACAGTAAAAATATCATTGTTTCGTTCTGATGGACGGATGCTATTTTCATCGATTGAGGATCCCTCTTCAAGCAACCTAAATCCTCAAGAGGTAGATCTTCTTTACAAAGACTTAAATGAGGTAAAGAAAAATCTGCGAACTTATATTGTGAAAAAGCCTGTATTTGCAGATGGTAAGCTTGTTGGAATTTACGAGATAACGTTTGGCCGCAGCACATGGGTTGAGGGAGTGAATCATCGTTCTTGGTTACTGTTCATTCTATTTTGCGGTTTTTTTATTCTCATTTATGTCGTTGTCGTCATGCTCTTAAATCGAAAGTTTAATCGGCCGTTGCAGCATTTACGGTCGCAAATGACGGCGTTTGCGAAAGGTCAGCCTGTACAAATGGAAATTAGAACAGGAAAGGATGAAATTGGTGAGGTACTTACACATTTTCATCAAATGAGGTCACAATTAGAACAAACACAGTATGAACTTTCTCTTCAGCAAAAGGACAAGGAATTTATTGTTGCGGCTTTATCTCATGATTTAAAAACACCGCTAACGGTTATTCAAGCTTATACAGAAGCATTGCAAACTGAAAATAAGTTATCTGAAAAAGAAAAGCAGGAGTACCGGACGATTTTATTTGAAAAGCTTGCTTATATGAAACAAATGCTTGATGATTTAGCAGTCTATACAGCGCTGCAATCCGTACAGGAAAGGCCGGAATTGGTCGAAGTAGACGGGGAGGAATTCTTCGACATGCTTTTATCGGGCTATGAACAGCCGTGTAAAAAAAAGGGTATCAGATTGGATGTATTTCAATGTGTTCAGTCTACCTATGATGTCAATGTCAAACAGATGATGCGGGTAATGGATAATTTGGTGGCGAATGCCATCCGTCATACTGATCCAGGGAAAAGAATCTGGCTGGCAGCGATTCCACCGGATACGGCCCTTCCGGATTGGGTATTCCCGCCATTTTTTCAAGAAGTAAATGCTTGGAGAATGGGTGGAACGCTACTCATTATTCAAAATCAAGGAAATGCGATTCCGATTGAAATGCAAACGAGGATTTTTCAACCTTTTGTACAAGGTGAAGGGGCGAGAGGAACGGGCGGCAGCTCAGGGCTCGGTCTAAGTGTAGCAAAAATGCTGGTGGAGCAGCATGATGGAAAAATAAAGCTTTGGTCAACGGCAGGATATGGAACATTAGTAGCTTGTTGGCTAAATGAAAGGAAGGTTACAAAAAATGAAGATTAA
- a CDS encoding RNA polymerase sigma factor, with protein MKKKDQEELLTDFVMENKEKFYRLAYSYVKNEEDALDIIQESIHKALKGIHTLENSQALKSWFFRIVVNTSLDLLRKKKKEMVVDDDTIEFFSPKKNDTYENVDLTKLLNELPPKYRTVIILKFFEDLKIREIAEVLNEKENTIKTRLYKGLKMLRIEMNDISYMGG; from the coding sequence ATGAAGAAAAAAGATCAAGAAGAATTACTTACAGATTTCGTAATGGAAAACAAAGAGAAATTTTATCGATTAGCATATAGTTACGTTAAAAATGAAGAGGATGCTTTAGATATTATTCAAGAGTCAATCCACAAAGCCCTAAAAGGGATTCATACCTTAGAAAATTCTCAAGCGTTAAAAAGTTGGTTTTTTCGCATCGTAGTTAACACATCATTAGATTTATTACGCAAAAAGAAAAAGGAAATGGTAGTGGATGATGATACTATAGAATTTTTTAGCCCCAAAAAGAATGACACATATGAAAATGTTGATTTAACCAAGTTACTCAATGAATTGCCGCCTAAATATCGAACTGTTATTATTCTTAAATTTTTTGAAGACCTAAAAATTCGTGAAATAGCTGAAGTTCTAAATGAAAAGGAAAACACGATTAAGACTCGTTTATATAAAGGACTTAAAATGCTGCGAATAGAAATGAATGATATTTCCTATATGGGAGGTTGA